Proteins co-encoded in one Pseudomonas fluorescens genomic window:
- a CDS encoding GNAT family N-acetyltransferase: protein MSAKLVPYESLNALQRQQVEAIEIHAEQIKFSGDIHGALHTLLSKPGPGVKGFALLAEEVPVAFLLLKRPPVLPEWANEHSATLHALQVDHRAQGKGYGKACLLALPDVARQAWPEIKGLELSVDADNDAAIALYAKYGFVDSGEAYKGRIGYERRMGLFF from the coding sequence TTGTCAGCCAAACTCGTGCCGTACGAGAGCCTTAACGCCTTGCAGCGTCAGCAGGTCGAAGCGATTGAAATCCACGCCGAGCAGATCAAATTCTCCGGCGACATCCACGGTGCATTGCACACCCTGCTGTCGAAACCCGGCCCCGGCGTGAAGGGTTTTGCGCTGCTAGCCGAAGAAGTGCCGGTGGCGTTCCTGCTGCTCAAGCGCCCGCCGGTGTTGCCGGAATGGGCCAATGAACACAGCGCCACCCTGCATGCACTGCAAGTCGATCACCGCGCACAGGGCAAGGGTTATGGCAAGGCTTGCCTGCTGGCGTTGCCGGACGTTGCGCGCCAGGCCTGGCCGGAAATCAAAGGACTGGAACTGTCGGTGGACGCCGACAACGACGCCGCGATTGCGCTGTACGCCAAGTACGGTTTCGTCGACAGCGGTGAAGCGTACAAGGGCCGCATCGGCTACGAGCGGCGCATGGGGCTGTTCTTCTAA
- a CDS encoding inositol monophosphatase family protein: MRALFKREYIPELEVSLYEARKQLRRYWAGTLSSLPEFNKTNTDQHFNQTQYDINCQNILFSCLSKSRLKMTIYSEESTSPIKLGDHGDLYALIDPLDGTHNALMGFPNYTSSVAIYHGNEYVFGWIYDISRDLVYTAALGEGAYLQSAIIVKRLTTRKTESLEQMRLSFHRPRGSKERHKIERLLWSADKVRIYSCSSLEICLIAAGVLDAFIDIGSPGHERSCDIAAAELILRESGGALFDEKGHSRHCLPPSVEALKDNGTLIALSSEDLIKIFL, translated from the coding sequence ATGAGAGCACTATTCAAGCGTGAATACATTCCAGAACTGGAAGTAAGTCTTTATGAAGCCAGAAAGCAGTTACGGCGCTATTGGGCCGGCACATTGTCCAGTCTTCCAGAATTTAACAAAACCAATACAGACCAGCATTTCAACCAAACACAATACGACATAAATTGCCAAAACATACTCTTTAGTTGCCTGTCAAAATCTCGTCTCAAAATGACAATTTACTCAGAAGAAAGCACTTCACCAATAAAACTTGGAGATCACGGTGACCTTTACGCTCTGATTGACCCCCTAGATGGCACACACAATGCGCTTATGGGTTTCCCGAACTACACATCTAGTGTTGCCATCTATCATGGTAACGAGTACGTATTTGGATGGATTTACGACATCTCTAGAGATTTAGTCTATACCGCTGCGCTTGGTGAAGGAGCGTATCTTCAGTCCGCAATAATTGTGAAACGGTTAACCACTCGAAAAACCGAATCATTAGAACAAATGCGACTTTCATTTCACCGTCCTCGTGGCAGTAAAGAAAGACATAAAATAGAACGGCTTTTATGGTCAGCGGACAAAGTTCGTATTTACTCTTGCTCTTCGTTAGAAATCTGCCTGATTGCTGCTGGGGTTCTTGATGCGTTTATTGATATCGGTTCACCTGGGCACGAGAGAAGCTGTGATATTGCGGCGGCAGAACTTATTTTGAGAGAGTCAGGCGGAGCATTATTCGATGAAAAAGGTCACTCAAGGCATTGCTTACCGCCATCCGTAGAAGCCCTGAAGGATAATGGAACATTGATTGCCTTATCTTCAGAAGATCTAATAAAAATATTCTTGTAG
- a CDS encoding dTMP kinase has translation MNYTSEQGIFIAFEGTDGAGKSTIARATYEILSQSNIDLHYVDKNRPPVSSGYTEYHMSRLREVLWDYPDNAPLEQLGDKHWMSLITAWFQATDHAAISPIVSSGENCIADGWYHKYLARFLLKSTDLAEEALTVFSTIRKPDFVIFLDIDPALAAQRKGSFRLSESGAYDGGNEDRLKSFIAYQNRVRSSYERCGLANWVVIDTTDLSEEAVLDRAVGAVQKILIKN, from the coding sequence ATGAACTACACCTCAGAGCAAGGAATATTTATCGCATTTGAAGGAACGGATGGTGCAGGAAAGTCTACTATCGCAAGAGCAACATACGAAATCCTCTCCCAATCTAATATAGATTTGCACTACGTCGACAAAAACCGCCCACCCGTTTCTTCAGGATATACCGAATACCACATGTCACGACTGCGGGAAGTTCTTTGGGACTATCCGGACAACGCCCCTCTTGAGCAATTAGGCGACAAACACTGGATGAGCCTTATAACTGCATGGTTTCAAGCGACAGACCATGCTGCTATATCTCCAATAGTTAGCTCTGGCGAAAATTGCATCGCAGATGGCTGGTACCACAAATACCTAGCGCGCTTCTTGCTTAAAAGTACAGATTTAGCAGAAGAAGCCCTAACAGTATTTTCAACAATTAGAAAGCCAGACTTCGTGATTTTCCTCGATATTGACCCAGCTCTCGCGGCACAAAGAAAGGGATCGTTCCGTCTAAGCGAGAGCGGAGCTTATGACGGTGGCAATGAGGATCGCCTTAAAAGTTTCATTGCATATCAGAACCGAGTCCGATCCAGTTATGAGCGCTGTGGTTTGGCAAATTGGGTGGTGATTGACACCACCGATTTAAGTGAAGAGGCAGTACTTGATAGAGCGGTAGGCGCGGTACAAAAAATCCTTATTAAAAACTAG
- a CDS encoding gluconokinase, whose product MNHPITALVIMGVAGCGKTCVSEALCQLSGATAIEGDTFHPAANIEKMSAGIPLNDEDRAGWLDSLCDELRRVDALGERPVLTCSALKHSYREVLRSALPGLGFVFLELTPEVAAERVSHRPGHFMPATLIESQFATLESPKGEPLTLALNASIHSVEELASQAHVWWQAHGLKQAV is encoded by the coding sequence ATGAATCATCCCATCACCGCCCTGGTCATCATGGGCGTTGCCGGTTGCGGCAAGACGTGCGTCAGCGAGGCCCTGTGCCAATTGAGCGGCGCCACTGCCATTGAAGGCGATACTTTCCATCCGGCCGCGAACATCGAAAAGATGAGCGCGGGGATCCCCCTGAACGACGAAGACCGTGCCGGCTGGCTCGACAGCCTGTGCGATGAACTGCGCCGCGTCGACGCCCTGGGCGAACGTCCGGTGCTGACCTGCTCGGCCCTCAAACACAGTTACCGCGAAGTGCTGCGTAGCGCCTTGCCGGGTCTGGGCTTCGTGTTCCTCGAATTGACGCCTGAAGTGGCCGCCGAACGTGTGTCCCACCGTCCGGGTCACTTCATGCCGGCGACCTTGATCGAAAGCCAGTTCGCCACCCTCGAATCGCCCAAGGGCGAGCCGTTGACCCTGGCCCTGAATGCTTCGATCCACAGCGTTGAAGAACTGGCGTCGCAAGCCCACGTCTGGTGGCAGGCCCATGGCCTGAAACAGGCGGTATGA
- a CDS encoding GyrI-like domain-containing protein → MDEQKRVEVAEPRFEHGHFLLIAGFRDRFTKETVQDIPALWEKLIPHIGNIPGQKGELTYGVCSNFDGNGGFDYMAGVEIRKLDDFPQEKYPWIEVLPRQYAVFEHKGSLDQLPQTIDYIYNTWLPASEYKGLNAPELERYSADFNPKTNTGKLEICVPVEKKT, encoded by the coding sequence ATGGATGAGCAAAAACGCGTCGAAGTGGCTGAACCTCGCTTCGAACATGGACACTTCCTGCTGATTGCAGGTTTTCGCGATCGCTTCACCAAAGAGACCGTTCAGGACATCCCTGCGCTGTGGGAAAAATTGATCCCGCACATCGGAAACATTCCGGGGCAGAAGGGCGAATTGACCTACGGCGTTTGCAGCAATTTCGACGGCAACGGCGGTTTCGATTACATGGCCGGAGTCGAAATCCGCAAGCTGGACGACTTCCCGCAGGAAAAGTATCCGTGGATCGAAGTCCTGCCGCGCCAGTACGCGGTGTTCGAACACAAGGGTTCGCTGGATCAGCTGCCGCAGACCATTGATTACATCTACAACACCTGGCTGCCGGCGTCCGAGTACAAAGGGCTCAACGCCCCGGAGCTGGAACGCTACAGCGCCGATTTCAATCCCAAAACCAACACCGGCAAGCTGGAAATCTGCGTCCCGGTGGAAAAGAAAACCTGA
- the alaC gene encoding alanine transaminase, which yields MAEQGSPRRFARIDRLPPYVFNITAELKMAARRRGEDIIDLSMGNPDGATPPHIVEKLVQVAQREDTHGYSTSKGIPRLRRAISNWYKERYEVEIDPESEAIVTIGSKEGLAHLMLATLDQGDTVLVPNPSYPIHIYGAVIAGAQVRSVPLVPGVDFFAELERAIRGSIPKPKMMILGFPSNPTAQCVELDFFERVIALAKQYDVLVVHDLAYADIVYDGWKAPSIMQVPGAKDIAVEFFTLSKSYNMAGWRIGFMVGNPELVSALARIKSYHDYGTFTPLQVAAIAALEGDQQCVRDIAEQYRQRRNVLVKGLHELGWMVENPKASMYVWAKIPDAYAHLGSLEFAKKLLAEAKVCVSPGVGFGEYGDDHVRFALIENQDRIRQAVRGIRGMFRADGLVTKS from the coding sequence ATGGCTGAACAAGGTTCGCCGCGCCGCTTTGCGCGCATAGATCGACTCCCCCCTTACGTTTTCAACATCACTGCCGAGCTGAAGATGGCCGCCCGACGTCGTGGCGAAGACATCATCGACTTGAGCATGGGCAACCCCGACGGCGCCACGCCGCCGCACATCGTTGAAAAACTGGTGCAGGTTGCACAACGCGAAGACACCCACGGTTACTCCACGTCCAAGGGCATTCCGCGCCTGCGTCGGGCGATTTCCAACTGGTACAAGGAACGCTACGAGGTCGAGATCGACCCGGAAAGCGAAGCCATCGTCACCATCGGTTCCAAGGAAGGCCTGGCGCACCTGATGCTGGCGACCCTGGATCAGGGCGACACCGTGCTGGTGCCGAACCCGAGCTACCCGATTCACATCTACGGTGCCGTGATTGCCGGCGCCCAGGTGCGGTCGGTGCCGCTGGTACCGGGCGTGGATTTCTTTGCCGAGCTGGAACGGGCGATTCGCGGCTCGATCCCGAAACCGAAGATGATGATCCTCGGCTTCCCGTCCAACCCCACCGCCCAGTGCGTGGAGCTGGATTTCTTCGAGCGGGTGATCGCCCTCGCCAAACAGTACGACGTGCTGGTGGTGCACGACCTGGCTTACGCCGACATCGTCTACGACGGCTGGAAAGCCCCGTCGATCATGCAGGTGCCGGGCGCCAAGGACATCGCGGTGGAGTTTTTCACCCTGTCCAAGAGCTACAACATGGCGGGCTGGCGCATTGGTTTCATGGTCGGCAACCCGGAACTGGTCAGCGCCCTGGCGCGAATCAAGAGCTACCACGACTATGGCACCTTCACCCCGCTGCAGGTGGCCGCAATTGCTGCGCTTGAAGGCGATCAGCAATGCGTGCGCGACATCGCCGAGCAATATCGCCAGCGTCGCAACGTACTGGTCAAAGGCCTGCATGAACTGGGCTGGATGGTCGAAAACCCGAAAGCCTCGATGTACGTCTGGGCGAAGATTCCCGACGCCTACGCCCATCTCGGTTCGCTGGAGTTCGCCAAGAAGCTGCTGGCCGAGGCCAAGGTCTGCGTCTCGCCGGGCGTTGGTTTCGGTGAGTACGGCGACGATCATGTGCGCTTCGCGCTGATCGAGAACCAGGACCGGATTCGCCAGGCCGTACGCGGGATTCGCGGGATGTTCCGGGCGGATGGCCTGGTGACCAAATCCTGA
- a CDS encoding GNAT family N-acetyltransferase, producing MNTVIRHVTAADLDRCYAIETLAYEGDEAATREKIATRIATWPDGFIVAEVDGQVAGFINSGAAFDVQMSDEAFKELIGHDPAGPNVVIMSVVVHPDYQGLGLAKRLLGEFIERMREQGRATIHLMCKERHIPLYAGFGFAYIKPSESDHGGMAWHEMILTL from the coding sequence ATGAACACCGTCATCCGCCACGTCACCGCCGCCGACCTGGACCGCTGCTACGCCATCGAAACCCTCGCCTACGAAGGCGACGAAGCCGCGACCCGCGAGAAGATCGCCACGCGCATCGCCACCTGGCCGGACGGTTTCATCGTCGCCGAAGTGGACGGGCAGGTGGCCGGCTTCATCAACTCCGGCGCGGCATTTGATGTGCAGATGTCCGACGAGGCGTTCAAGGAACTGATCGGCCACGACCCGGCCGGGCCGAACGTGGTGATCATGTCGGTGGTGGTGCACCCGGATTATCAGGGCCTGGGGCTGGCCAAGCGCCTGCTGGGCGAGTTCATCGAACGCATGCGCGAGCAGGGCAGGGCAACGATTCACCTGATGTGCAAGGAACGGCACATCCCGCTGTACGCCGGGTTCGGTTTTGCCTACATCAAACCGTCCGAGTCCGACCACGGCGGGATGGCGTGGCACGAGATGATCCTCACTCTGTGA
- a CDS encoding YybH family protein, translated as MSAQSDIQTLINTYREAVMTKDVEKVMALYADDILSFDAIKALQFKGKEAYRAHWVDCMEMCPGPHIFEFHEIAIETGDNIAFAHWVANCGGTNDKGETQSCWMRATACYRLVGGAWKIAHEHWSAPFDPMTGSTLFDAKP; from the coding sequence ATGAGCGCACAAAGCGATATCCAGACCCTGATCAACACCTACCGCGAAGCCGTCATGACCAAGGACGTCGAGAAAGTCATGGCGCTGTACGCCGACGACATCCTCTCGTTCGATGCGATCAAGGCCCTGCAATTCAAGGGCAAAGAGGCCTATCGCGCACACTGGGTGGATTGCATGGAAATGTGCCCCGGCCCGCACATCTTCGAGTTCCACGAAATCGCGATCGAAACAGGCGACAACATCGCCTTCGCCCACTGGGTCGCCAATTGCGGCGGGACCAATGACAAGGGCGAAACCCAGAGTTGCTGGATGCGCGCCACCGCCTGCTATCGGCTGGTCGGCGGGGCATGGAAAATTGCCCACGAACACTGGTCGGCACCGTTCGATCCGATGACCGGCTCGACGCTGTTTGATGCGAAACCCTGA
- a CDS encoding pyridoxamine 5'-phosphate oxidase family protein — MIDSIQALEAIYGLPHERAVRKQIGFLNEDYQAMVRVSPLVIVSSVGADGIDGSPRGDAPGFVRIIDERTLALPDRPGNNRIDTLRNVLHDPRVSLLFIIPGIGETLRVNGTATISADPELLESFAVNGKPARTVLLVTVEAAFFHCSKAFVRSDAWNPQTHLPRSALPTAGAFHKRLNDGQFDAEAYDREAPIRVRDSLY, encoded by the coding sequence ATGATCGATTCAATCCAAGCGCTGGAAGCCATTTACGGATTGCCCCACGAACGGGCGGTACGCAAGCAGATCGGTTTTCTCAACGAGGACTATCAGGCGATGGTGCGGGTCTCGCCGCTGGTGATTGTCAGCTCGGTTGGCGCCGACGGCATCGACGGCTCCCCGCGCGGCGATGCGCCGGGTTTTGTGCGGATCATCGACGAGCGCACCCTGGCCCTGCCGGATCGCCCGGGGAACAACCGCATCGATACCCTGCGCAACGTGCTGCACGATCCGCGAGTGTCGCTGTTGTTCATCATTCCGGGGATTGGCGAGACGTTGCGGGTCAATGGCACCGCGACCATCAGCGCTGATCCCGAGTTACTGGAAAGCTTCGCGGTCAACGGCAAACCGGCGCGCACGGTGTTGCTGGTGACGGTGGAGGCGGCGTTCTTTCATTGCTCGAAAGCGTTCGTGCGTTCGGATGCGTGGAATCCGCAAACCCATCTGCCGCGCTCGGCGCTGCCGACGGCGGGCGCGTTTCACAAGCGTCTGAATGATGGGCAGTTTGATGCCGAGGCTTATGATCGCGAGGCCCCGATCAGAGTGCGCGATAGTCTCTATTAA
- a CDS encoding radical SAM protein, which translates to MLFDTVKLKLALLANGVNFSRDFLEHFQTEVNHIEKRRAYGTGDSVIINPTIRTPQEIVLDGDIITAANYNPHSKYKIILERNTPALSYNKNIIDITFPARPKSYGKILSNGELFEKHLTIYGNSTLGIFSPGHCYYFNDGHECKFCSLGSARESLSDHRMRIKGDIAGEAVAMAVKDESRRYRRVLLNGGTIPNYDKGYGMHIDLLNRVKEKNAHNHLDYHLISMPPKDFRLFEKFKAVGNNMSMSLEVFNPGLFSEVCPGKSRDYTRDRFLEAFEAAVETLGRGNVYAGFVAGMEPLESIIEGIEYFGQMGVVPAVAAFHPDASSQYSARKRPSVEFLSSIGKKMSEIYQREGFRPLIEGSGRNSLDTEAYLGAFA; encoded by the coding sequence ATGCTATTCGATACAGTAAAATTGAAACTCGCCCTACTGGCTAACGGCGTTAATTTCAGCAGGGATTTCTTAGAGCATTTCCAAACAGAGGTGAATCATATTGAAAAAAGACGTGCATACGGAACAGGTGACAGCGTCATAATCAACCCAACGATCCGAACCCCACAAGAAATTGTTCTTGATGGCGATATCATTACTGCCGCCAACTACAACCCACACTCAAAATACAAAATCATCTTAGAGCGAAACACTCCCGCACTAAGCTACAATAAAAACATCATTGACATTACTTTTCCAGCCAGGCCTAAATCTTACGGAAAAATCTTAAGTAATGGCGAGTTATTTGAAAAACATCTGACTATATATGGAAATTCTACGCTTGGAATTTTCTCCCCCGGCCATTGCTACTACTTCAATGACGGTCATGAGTGTAAATTTTGCTCTCTGGGTTCAGCTCGAGAAAGCCTGTCAGATCATAGAATGCGAATTAAGGGCGACATCGCTGGAGAAGCAGTAGCGATGGCTGTCAAAGATGAGAGTCGCCGATACCGAAGAGTCTTATTGAACGGAGGTACAATCCCTAACTACGACAAAGGGTATGGGATGCATATCGATTTGCTGAATAGAGTAAAAGAAAAGAATGCACATAACCACTTGGACTACCACTTGATTTCTATGCCACCCAAAGACTTCCGTCTTTTCGAAAAATTCAAGGCTGTCGGCAATAATATGTCAATGAGCCTGGAGGTATTCAACCCTGGACTTTTTTCAGAAGTATGCCCAGGCAAATCTCGTGACTACACTCGGGATCGTTTCCTCGAAGCTTTTGAAGCCGCTGTAGAAACTCTCGGGCGCGGCAACGTATATGCCGGATTCGTTGCCGGAATGGAGCCATTAGAGTCAATCATAGAGGGTATCGAATACTTTGGTCAGATGGGCGTAGTTCCAGCAGTGGCAGCATTTCACCCAGATGCTAGCTCGCAATACAGTGCGAGAAAACGACCTTCCGTAGAGTTTCTGAGTTCAATTGGTAAAAAGATGTCAGAAATTTATCAAAGAGAAGGATTTCGACCATTGATAGAGGGTAGCGGTAGAAACTCTCTAGATACTGAGGCTTACCTAGGAGCGTTCGCATGA
- a CDS encoding LysE family translocator — protein MEFTSGFLLSLSLCLDIGVANIAMITLAMQRGYFQGFALGLGTCVGDLIYAVLALAGMTVLLQYETVRWVLWIGGSALLIYFAAKMIYSAIHHEAQLAATAEVGQNSHRKEFFRGIFLAMSSPSAILWFAAVGGTLIARSGGGGPLSSALFLGGFLCAGLLWSAGLCFAASHGGKLLGDKLLRYSYMASAAIFCYFAVYVIVSGYNEFVGSGAAEALHTL, from the coding sequence ATGGAATTCACCAGCGGCTTTTTGTTGAGCCTTTCGCTGTGCCTGGATATCGGCGTGGCCAACATCGCGATGATTACCCTGGCGATGCAGCGCGGTTATTTTCAGGGCTTCGCACTGGGTCTCGGCACCTGCGTCGGCGACCTGATCTACGCGGTGCTGGCGCTGGCCGGAATGACCGTTCTGCTGCAATACGAAACCGTGCGCTGGGTGCTGTGGATCGGCGGTTCGGCGTTGTTGATCTACTTCGCGGCGAAGATGATCTATTCGGCGATCCACCACGAGGCGCAATTGGCGGCGACCGCCGAGGTTGGCCAGAACTCCCATCGCAAGGAATTCTTCCGTGGGATTTTTCTCGCCATGTCGTCGCCGAGCGCCATTCTCTGGTTCGCGGCCGTGGGCGGTACGTTGATCGCCCGCTCCGGCGGCGGCGGTCCTTTGAGCTCGGCGCTGTTCCTTGGCGGCTTCCTGTGCGCCGGGCTGCTGTGGTCGGCGGGGCTGTGTTTCGCCGCGAGCCATGGCGGCAAGTTGCTGGGCGACAAACTGCTGCGCTATTCCTACATGGCATCGGCAGCGATCTTCTGCTATTTCGCGGTCTACGTGATCGTATCGGGCTATAACGAGTTCGTCGGTTCCGGCGCCGCCGAGGCCCTGCATACGCTGTAA
- a CDS encoding LacI family DNA-binding transcriptional regulator produces the protein MTTPKNDKNTRTTGRPTLNEVARLAGVSPITASRALRGVSTVATELVEKVQKAALELNYVVNPAARALASAQSHSVVVLVPSLSNLLFIDTLEAIHRVLTPKGFEVLIGNFHYSRDEEENLLRNYMAYQPRGLLLTGFDRTESSRRMIEASNIPCVYMMELDSAAGVNCVGFSQLSAGETAAEHLLSRGRKRLAYIGAQLDQRTLLRGEGFRKALQKAGRYDPDLEVLTPRSSSVGLGGELFLQLLAAHPDVDAIFFGNDDLAQGALLEALRNGIKIPEQVAILGFNDLPMSEHMVPRLSSINTPREAIGKRAAEQMLTLMAGNSVARPVEDMGFELKIREST, from the coding sequence ATGACCACCCCTAAAAACGATAAAAACACCCGCACCACCGGCCGTCCCACCCTCAATGAAGTCGCCCGGCTGGCCGGGGTCAGTCCGATTACCGCCTCGCGCGCCTTGCGCGGGGTCAGCACGGTTGCCACCGAGCTGGTGGAAAAAGTGCAAAAAGCCGCGCTGGAACTCAACTACGTGGTCAACCCCGCCGCCCGCGCCCTGGCCTCGGCCCAGAGCCATTCGGTGGTGGTGCTGGTGCCTTCGCTGTCCAACCTGCTGTTCATCGACACCCTGGAAGCCATTCATCGGGTGCTGACGCCCAAAGGCTTTGAAGTGTTGATCGGCAACTTCCACTACTCGCGCGATGAAGAAGAAAACCTGCTGCGCAACTACATGGCCTATCAGCCACGCGGTTTGCTGCTGACCGGCTTCGACCGCACCGAAAGTTCGCGACGGATGATCGAGGCCAGCAACATTCCCTGCGTGTACATGATGGAACTGGACAGCGCCGCCGGGGTGAACTGCGTCGGTTTCTCCCAACTCAGCGCCGGGGAAACCGCCGCCGAGCATTTGCTGTCCCGTGGCCGCAAGCGTCTGGCGTACATCGGCGCGCAGCTCGATCAGCGCACCCTGCTGCGCGGTGAAGGCTTTCGCAAGGCGTTGCAGAAGGCTGGTCGCTATGACCCGGATCTGGAAGTGCTGACACCGCGCTCATCGTCCGTGGGCCTGGGTGGCGAGTTGTTCCTGCAACTGCTGGCGGCGCACCCGGATGTCGATGCGATCTTCTTCGGCAATGACGACCTGGCCCAGGGCGCCCTGCTGGAAGCGCTGCGCAACGGAATCAAAATCCCCGAACAAGTGGCGATCCTCGGTTTCAACGACCTGCCGATGTCGGAGCACATGGTGCCGCGCCTGAGCAGCATCAACACGCCCCGCGAAGCGATCGGCAAGCGTGCGGCGGAGCAGATGCTGACGCTGATGGCCGGTAACAGCGTGGCGCGGCCGGTGGAGGACATGGGCTTCGAACTGAAGATTCGCGAGAGCACCTGA
- a CDS encoding GntP family permease — translation MFGMSHDAYLLLDAVVTVIGLIVLITKFKLHPFIALTIAAAFLGLTSGMPIGTIIKAFQDGFGGVLGFVGIILALGTMLGKMMAESGGADQIAQTLIRAFGKDKVQWAMMFAAFLVGIPLFFEIGFVLLIPLVFIVARRTGVSIIKIGIPLLAGLSAVHGLVPPHPGPLLAIGVFGADIGKTILYGLIVALPTAIIAGPIFGTFIAKHIPGHPNQELVDQLARETDSTKLPSFGITLVTVLLPVFLMLLKTFADVALPDGHFFRTWMDMIGHPISALLLALLLSLYTFGAKQGIGSQQMLKWLDASLAPTAAIILIIGAGGGFKQMLVTSGVGDVIGHMAVSAQISPILLAWLVAAVIRIATGSATVATITGAGIVVPVVGMIPGVNRELLVLATGAGSLILSHVNDAGFWLVKQYFNMTVAETFKTWTAMETILSVVGLGFILLLSLFV, via the coding sequence ATGTTTGGCATGTCCCATGACGCCTACCTGCTGCTTGATGCAGTGGTCACGGTGATCGGGCTTATCGTCCTGATCACCAAGTTCAAGCTCCATCCCTTCATTGCCCTGACCATCGCCGCCGCGTTCCTCGGCCTGACGTCCGGCATGCCGATCGGCACCATCATCAAGGCGTTCCAGGACGGCTTCGGTGGTGTGCTCGGTTTCGTCGGCATCATCCTCGCGCTGGGCACCATGCTCGGCAAAATGATGGCGGAATCCGGCGGTGCCGATCAGATCGCCCAGACCCTGATCCGCGCCTTCGGCAAGGACAAGGTTCAGTGGGCGATGATGTTCGCCGCGTTCCTGGTGGGCATTCCGCTGTTCTTCGAAATCGGCTTCGTGCTGCTGATTCCGCTGGTGTTCATCGTCGCTCGCCGCACCGGTGTGTCGATCATCAAGATCGGTATTCCGCTGCTCGCCGGCCTGTCCGCCGTGCACGGTCTGGTGCCGCCGCACCCGGGCCCGCTGCTGGCCATCGGCGTGTTCGGTGCCGACATCGGCAAGACCATTCTCTACGGTCTGATCGTCGCGCTGCCGACCGCCATCATTGCCGGTCCGATCTTCGGTACGTTCATCGCCAAGCACATCCCGGGTCATCCGAACCAGGAACTGGTCGATCAACTGGCCCGTGAAACCGATTCGACCAAACTGCCAAGCTTCGGCATCACCCTGGTCACCGTGCTGCTGCCGGTGTTCCTGATGCTGCTGAAAACCTTCGCTGATGTGGCGCTGCCGGACGGTCATTTCTTCCGCACCTGGATGGACATGATCGGTCACCCGATTTCGGCGCTGCTGCTGGCATTGCTGCTGTCGCTGTACACCTTCGGCGCCAAGCAGGGCATCGGTTCCCAACAGATGCTCAAGTGGCTCGACGCCAGCCTGGCGCCAACCGCCGCGATCATCCTGATCATCGGCGCCGGCGGTGGCTTCAAGCAGATGCTGGTGACCAGCGGTGTGGGCGACGTGATCGGCCACATGGCGGTCAGCGCGCAGATCTCGCCGATCCTGCTGGCGTGGCTGGTGGCGGCGGTGATCCGCATCGCGACCGGTTCGGCCACCGTGGCGACCATCACCGGTGCGGGTATTGTGGTGCCAGTCGTGGGGATGATCCCGGGCGTGAACCGTGAGCTGCTGGTGCTGGCCACCGGTGCCGGCTCCTTGATCCTGTCCCACGTCAACGATGCCGGTTTCTGGCTGGTGAAGCAGTACTTCAACATGACCGTGGCCGAGACCTTCAAGACCTGGACGGCGATGGAAACCATCCTGTCGGTGGTTGGCCTGGGCTTTATTCTGTTGTTGTCGCTGTTCGTTTAA
- a CDS encoding MATE family efflux transporter — protein MALCFGGESFLFFILSFISKNLGENNLSAYQASLHFISIIYMISIGIGNATGLIAARQFTRRDLGSLKKTYIQGLKSGLLALTPFLLASVLWKENISMTYTSDSTIRKLIETNTLYSIPFLTFEFIYVLTRTILRSMDDFWVPTLLTILTLNIFGITLCAILLNFYRNIHSIFITLIICSFILMLAMFWRLTFLLKTHSNQPIGKL, from the coding sequence ATGGCCTTATGCTTTGGGGGTGAAAGCTTTCTATTTTTCATATTATCATTCATTTCGAAAAACTTAGGTGAAAACAATTTATCCGCCTACCAAGCCTCACTACACTTTATAAGCATCATATATATGATATCAATTGGAATAGGGAATGCGACTGGGCTTATCGCCGCCCGTCAATTTACCAGAAGGGATTTAGGATCGCTTAAAAAAACTTATATCCAAGGACTAAAATCAGGCCTATTAGCACTAACGCCCTTTTTGCTAGCCAGTGTCCTTTGGAAAGAAAACATTTCCATGACCTATACGTCAGATTCAACGATCAGGAAACTAATTGAAACCAATACTCTTTACTCGATTCCTTTTTTAACTTTTGAATTCATCTATGTTTTAACCAGGACGATTTTGAGGAGCATGGACGATTTCTGGGTTCCCACACTTCTAACTATTCTGACGCTGAACATTTTTGGCATTACCCTTTGCGCAATTCTTCTAAATTTTTACCGCAACATACATTCTATATTTATAACCTTAATAATCTGCTCATTCATTCTGATGCTGGCAATGTTTTGGCGATTGACATTTTTATTGAAAACACACAGCAACCAGCCAATAGGTAAACTTTAG